The following is a genomic window from Amycolatopsis sp. BJA-103.
CAGGGCGGTGACGGCGATCTTCCCGGTCGCGGTCCGCGGGATGCGCCGGACCTGGTGCATCGCCCGCGGTGGGGTGAAGTCGTGCATGACCGACCGCAGCCGGGCGAAGATCTGCTGGCGGGAGAGGTCCCGGTCGAGGCTGTAGAACAGTTCGTAGTGCTCGGCACGGACGGGATCGTGCACGGGCAGGCAGGCCACGTCCAGACCGTCGACCGAATTCCGCAGCGCGGTCGCGAGTTCTTCCAGGTTCACCCGCGCCCCGTTCACCTTGATCAGGGCCGAGGCCCGCCCCTTGAACTCGAAGGACCGGCCGTCGCGGTGGATCACGTCGGGCAGCCGCCACGATTCCGGTTTGAACGCCATGTCGCCGCGGCGGGCCAGCCGCGGGCTCCGGATGTGCAGCCACTGTCCCGGACTTTCGCCGGGATCGGCGAACTCGACGTCGGGCAGGAGTTGCCAGCGTCCCGCGTCGACGCCAGGCGGCGTGATCTCCCGGTGCGCGATCCCGCCGGTTTCGGTGGACCCGAACAACTCGAAGGCACGGAAACCGTTGCCGGACAAGGCTTCCAGTACCTCATCGGTGGCCTGCACCGTCGGCCCGGTCCCGTGCAGCGCGACCGCCGAGGGCAGCGCCTTGAGCTGGCCGAGCAGATGACGCAGCAGCAGCCAGCTGGACGGCAGGCAGACGAACAGCGTCCGCTTCTTCTCCACCTCGGGCGGCAATCCGGCGGGCGCGTGGGTGAGATGGTGCACGGGAACGCCGCGCAGCTCCGGCAGGATCTGCGCGAACAGCTTGCCGAACAGGTGCTCCACGGGAGCGAAGCTGACGATCTGCTCGACCTCGCCGACGAGCTCGTTCGCGATCAGCTCGGCTTCGGCGCGGAGTTGTTCCCGGGTACGAAGCCACACGGTGGGCGAACCCGTATGCCCGGACGTGCGGAATTCGACTTCCCGGGCCGTCACCGGGGCCCTCCGAACGCGGCCTGGTCTTCCAGTTGGGCGTGCACGAACTCGGCGATGCGATCCATCTGCGCGAAGGTGTAGCGGACGTCGTGCTCGACGAAGTCGACCTCGATGCCGAACTCCTTTTCCATCGCGGTGACGCATTCCATCGCGCCGAGGCTGTCGTAGCGGTCGCCGAGCGTTTCCGGGAGCGGCGCGTCGGCGGGCAGGTCGTCGATCTCCGGACCGAACAGACCGGCCAGCACAGCCCGGGTCCGGGTCCGGAGGGAGTCGAGGGTGGGCACGGAAGATACGGTCATCGGTTTCCCCTTTAGGTGGCGTCCGCGCGACGAAGTCGTCCCTGAACGCCGAAGTACACGGATTCCTTGGGCGTGGGCCGGAACTCCAGGTAGAGGAAGGGAGTCCCGGCGGTCATTCCGAGCGCGTCGGCGAGGACGGCGGCCAGTTCTTCGTAGAAGGCCTCGTCCCGCCCGACGGACACGCAGCAGACGACACTGGCGTGGTGCAGTCCTTCGTCCTCTTGTGGAAGGGCTTCGATCGGCAGGCCGCCGACGAACACCGTGCCCTCCTCGGTCCGCTCGAACCGCACGACCACATGCCTGCGGTCGCTGTCGTGGTCGGCGAACCAGCGGGTCAGCCGGACGGCGATGGCCCGGCGTTCGGTGGTGGACAGCGCCATGGTGCGAATGGTGATGGTGGGCATGGTTTCCCCAGAATCGACGGTTTCACTCAGGACAGGGTGAGTGCGGGCAGTTCCGCCCGGTGCCCCGCGATGCGGTCGCGGAGCAGTACGCCGAGGCAGTCGGCCAGCGCTCCGCCGCCGGTCGGGGTGAGCGGTGTCCACGCGGTGCCGTCCGGACGCCCGATCCGGTCGAGGAAGACGGCCAGCCGGGAGAAGTCGACGGGAATCCGCTGACGGTCCGCGGTCACCACCGCTTCGTAGGTGCTCAGCAGATCCGGCATGCGCGAACCTTCGTTGGCGAAGCCGCCACCGGTCACCCGGTGCTGGTCGAGCAGGATCGCGAGTTCGCCGGGCGTGGTCTGGCCCAGTTCGTCCCGGATCCGCAACGCCTGCAGCCCGGCACGGAGCGTGGGAGGTGCCTCCGGCACGTGCCGGTAACCCAGCACGTCACGGCACCCCAGGACGAATTCCGCCAGCCGTGCGGGATCCAGCGCCTCGGAAAGCGGAATCCCGAGTAGCCGCAAGGTCTCCACCGCCGCCGCGGTGGAGACCAGATCCGATCCACGGCCTTCCCAGTAGCCGAAACCACCGTCGGGATTCTGCAGTTCGCCCAGCCAGTTCGCGATCTCGCGAGGCGCGGTGGGATCGGCGCCCGCCGCGCCCGCGGCGACGGCCCACAGTGTGCACCGCACTTCGCTGCCCCGGGCGGGCATGTACATGATCCCGCCCTCGTTCGGCAGCCGGCACCCGGCCAGCCAGGTACGCCACTGGCTTTGTCGCGGGTCTTCGGGCGCTGACATCATCGCGGTCGCCGCGGTGCTCAGCGCGTCTCCGGCTCGATCGGGTTCGCGATAGGTGAAGCCACCACCGTCACAGGACATCGCGTGCAGCCTGCGCAGCACTGGACCGGCGTGCCTCTCGGTGTCCGCGCCCATGGCCCGCAACGAACCGATCGCACAGAACGAGGCCCAGACGTCGGCGACGTCGTAACCGGCCCATCGGACGAACGAGCCGTCGGCCAACCGGCGGTCCAGGACCCAATCGACGCAGCGCTGCTTCTCCGCCGGGCCCGAGCCCAGCGTTTCGAGAGCGGCTGTCGCCCGATAGGTGGCCCACATGCATGACGTATCGGCCGACGGGCCGAACAGGAAACCGCCTTCGGCCTGTTGCTGATCCCGCATCCAGCGCACCAGCGCGGGACCGTCCCAGGGAAGCGCCAGATCCGGATCAGTGGCTCGTAAGGCCCGCCAGGACATCACTCCGTAGAAGCAGGCCCGGACGTCGGAAGCCGTGGTCGCGGCGTGCTCCGGCGACCAGCCGAGGCCGCCGTCCGGCGCCTGCAGCGCGCGCAGCCAGGTCAGCAGGCGACCCCGGTCCGGCGGGTCGTCGTGACAAAGCTCGACCATGGTGCGCACCGAAAAGTGCGTGGCCCACACATCGGGGGCTTGGCCGGGCAGCATCGCGTACGCGTCGCCGGACCAGGTGCGGTGCAGCCAGTCCCGCGTCGAGCCGAGCTTGGGGATCTCGGCGCCGAGTTCGGCCATCGCCTGGGTGCAGTAGAACGTCGCCCACGCGTCGGACGCCATTCCCTTGCTCCAGGCGTAGCCGCCATCGCTGTTGCGGCGGCTGCGCAGGTAATCGACGGTGGCCGCGCTACCGGGCAGTTCGCCGGCCCGGCCCAGCCACGCGGCGGTGCGGACCGCGGCGTAGGTGCACCACAGGTCGGCTTCACCGGTGGTGACGGCTGTTCCGACCGGCGCGTGGGGCGCCAGGTGCGCGATCATCCGCCCGCTCCCACGACCCGGAAGTTGGATCGCTTCCAGCTCTTCTGCGAAGCGCCGCTCTTGGTGCTCGCGGGCAGCTGGTTGACGAAGAGCACCTCGTCCCATTCCAGGCCGAGCACTTCGCGGGAGGAATGCTGGAGCCGGTCGGCCATCGTGGCCTCGCCGGTCCGGTCCCAGTGCACGTCCCGTTCCAGGATCAACCGGGCGAACGCGCCCGGCGCGTCGGTCTCCATCAGGTAGCCGGTCGCCTCGGTCTCGCCGTAGACCACTTCTTCGACCGCTCGCACGGTGAGTTTCGCGCCGCGGACGGCCACGGCGTCGGAACTGCGCCCGACGACCTCGATCACCGGGGCGCGGTCGCCGCAGTCGCAGCGGGCGCCCAACCGCACGTCGTCCCCCGTGTCCAGCCGCAGCACGCACCGGGCGTGCAGGTTGAGCGGGGTGACCACGAGTCGTCCGGCGCCGGATTCCGGCAGTGGACGGACGGTTCCGTCGTCATCGGCGAGCTCGAAGTAGTTGGTCGCGGTCAGCAGGTGCAACCGGTCCCTGGCGCAGCCGGCGGCCAGGGTGCCGGTCTCCGTGCTCCCGTAACTCGCGTCCAGCGCGGAGGCACCCCACCATCGGCCGAGGCGGGTCCGGAACGGAGCGGTGCTGACCTCGCCGAGCAGCATCAGCCGGTTCACGCCGGCACTCAGTTCCGCCAGAAGCCCGCGTTGTTTGATCAGCCTGCTGAACTGCAGCGCCACCCCGGGAGCGGCGAAAACGACGGTCGGCCGGAAGGTCTGGCACAGTCCTATCAGCCGGTCCCAGTCGGAGATCCCGGTGGCGAACGGATAGGCCCTGGCATGCGGCCGCCCGAGGTACTCGCAGACACCGACGATAAGGTCGGCCACCGGAACGATGTCCGAGGGCAGCATAATCAATACGCGTTCATTTTCCGGCAACAGATCGCGCCAGGCTTCTGCCACCGAAACGGTGTTCCAGATTATGTCCTCCGCCAGTCGCGGAGTCGGCGTCGGCAGCCCGGTGGTACCGGTTGTTTCATAATATTTCGACGCCGCGTCAACTGGGGAAGCCAGGAATTCAGAAGGTTTTTTCTTGAGGTGCTGCTTGCTGGTGGTGCCGAGTGCTTCGAATTTGGCGAAGGAGTACTCTGGAAGGTTGGCGTAGGCTTCGGTGCGGCCGGCTCGTTGCCATGTTTCGGCGAGTTTCCGCAGGTAGAAGCCCTGACTGGGCATCTTTCGCTGCTGGTCGCAGATCTCGTCGCCTGCCTGGTTCAGCAGGCGCAAGCGATCGCTGCTATTGATGATCAAGGATAATTCCCTCCCCAGGAAATAGACTAAGGTCTATGATCTTCTTGAGGCCCCCGGCTATTCAATCGGAGCAAGTTTAGCACTAAACCTCGATACGTCGCAAGTTGTCCGACGAGACAACGACGTTCGTATCATTCGCGACTGACGTCACTCTGGTGGCGGTACGGGCCCTGTCGGGCGCTGACGTACAGTCCTCGACCAGATGAATTGCCGGCAGTCGTTGGCGTGCGTTCGTCTGCACTATATCGCCGCCATGGTCGGTGAAACACCCCCTTCCGTGCGCCTGGTCGCGAGTCAATAGCACGTGTCGTGAGGGTGTACGGCTCGTCGGTGCAGCGTAAGAGCCCATCAAGCAGACCCAGCATGCCTCTAAGACAGGGAGCGTCATGTGCGGAAT
Proteins encoded in this region:
- a CDS encoding prenyltransferase/squalene oxidase repeat-containing protein; translation: MIAHLAPHAPVGTAVTTGEADLWCTYAAVRTAAWLGRAGELPGSAATVDYLRSRRNSDGGYAWSKGMASDAWATFYCTQAMAELGAEIPKLGSTRDWLHRTWSGDAYAMLPGQAPDVWATHFSVRTMVELCHDDPPDRGRLLTWLRALQAPDGGLGWSPEHAATTASDVRACFYGVMSWRALRATDPDLALPWDGPALVRWMRDQQQAEGGFLFGPSADTSCMWATYRATAALETLGSGPAEKQRCVDWVLDRRLADGSFVRWAGYDVADVWASFCAIGSLRAMGADTERHAGPVLRRLHAMSCDGGGFTYREPDRAGDALSTAATAMMSAPEDPRQSQWRTWLAGCRLPNEGGIMYMPARGSEVRCTLWAVAAGAAGADPTAPREIANWLGELQNPDGGFGYWEGRGSDLVSTAAAVETLRLLGIPLSEALDPARLAEFVLGCRDVLGYRHVPEAPPTLRAGLQALRIRDELGQTTPGELAILLDQHRVTGGGFANEGSRMPDLLSTYEAVVTADRQRIPVDFSRLAVFLDRIGRPDGTAWTPLTPTGGGALADCLGVLLRDRIAGHRAELPALTLS
- a CDS encoding acyl carrier protein → MTVSSVPTLDSLRTRTRAVLAGLFGPEIDDLPADAPLPETLGDRYDSLGAMECVTAMEKEFGIEVDFVEHDVRYTFAQMDRIAEFVHAQLEDQAAFGGPR
- a CDS encoding AMP-binding protein, which produces MTAREVEFRTSGHTGSPTVWLRTREQLRAEAELIANELVGEVEQIVSFAPVEHLFGKLFAQILPELRGVPVHHLTHAPAGLPPEVEKKRTLFVCLPSSWLLLRHLLGQLKALPSAVALHGTGPTVQATDEVLEALSGNGFRAFELFGSTETGGIAHREITPPGVDAGRWQLLPDVEFADPGESPGQWLHIRSPRLARRGDMAFKPESWRLPDVIHRDGRSFEFKGRASALIKVNGARVNLEELATALRNSVDGLDVACLPVHDPVRAEHYELFYSLDRDLSRQQIFARLRSVMHDFTPPRAMHQVRRIPRTATGKIAVTALYALTQQKPRVALEGAS